Proteins found in one Salvelinus alpinus chromosome 11, SLU_Salpinus.1, whole genome shotgun sequence genomic segment:
- the chrnb1 gene encoding acetylcholine receptor subunit beta: protein MRALDLLLLLCCLCGLYAVGGASEGEKQLIKDLFNNYNLKVRPAASPGAKVVVRIGMILSSFVSLNMKAEEMSTIVIMNLEWTDHRLSWKPKDNDGIEVMRLPAGKVWLPDIVLINNNDGVFDVALHVAVQAYSSGRVTWSPPALFCSSCGVKVTYFPFDWQNCTMVFKSYTYDSSEVDLQYALDDQGKEIKEIQYDGGFSESGEWYIRHQPSRKNEIREDLYEDITFYLIIERKPLYYVFNIIIPCILLTCIAIFNFYLPPDAGEKMGLSINVLLTLTVFLLLLADKVPETSLGVPIIVNYLMFTMILVTVSVILSVVVLNLHHRSPSTHHMPMWVRKIFIHMLPPYLGMLRPKVEMPLSLDQPPRREKNNMTISRAADEYFIRKPNTCFLFPKPNRYQSEGMCTDLRKFIDGPSHYLTLPPELKTAIEAIIYIAEQLQAEKDFAALREDWQYVAMVVDRMFLWIFVVFTTVGTLGIFANASFNHTPSDPFKYP, encoded by the exons ATGAGGGCCCTGGACTTGCTCCTGCTGTTATGTTGCTTGTGTGGCCTGTACGCGGTGGGAG gTGCGTCGGAGGGGGAGAAGCAGCTGATTAAAGACCTGTTCAACAACTACAACCTGAAGGTTCGCCCTGCGGCCTCACCTGGCGCCAAGGTGGTGGTCCGGATTGGCATGATCCTCTCCTCCTTCGTCAGCCTG AACATGAAGGCAGAAGAGATGAGCACAATCGTTATCATGAACCTG GAGTGGACAGACCACCGTCTCTCCTGGAAACCTAAAGACAATGACGGGATCGAGGTGATGAGACTTCCTGCTGGGAAGGTCTGGCTGCCTGACATCGTCCTCATCAACAA taatGATGGTGTGTTTGATGTGGCCCTCCATGTCGCTGTCCAGGCCTATAGTAGTGGGAGGGTGACCTGGTCTCCCCCTGCCCTCTTCTGCAGTTCCTGTGGGGTCAAg GtgacatacttcccatttgactGGCAGAACTGCACCATGGTGTTCAAGTCTTACACCTACGACTCATCAGAGGTGGACCTGCAGTACGCTCTGGATGACCAGGGCAAAGAGATCAAAGAGATCCAATATGACGGAGGCTTCAGTG AGAGTGGTGAATGGTACATCCGCCACCAGCCCAGCAGGAAGAATGAGATCCGTGAGGACCTGTATGAAGACATCACCTTCTACCTGATCATCGAGAGGAAGCCTCTCTACTATGTCTTCAACATCATCATCCCCTGTATCCTCCTCACCTGCATAGCCATCTTCAACTTCTACCTGCCGCCCGACGCTG gTGAGAAGATGGGTCTGTCCATCAACGTTCTGCTCACCCTGACTGTGTTCCTGCTGCTGCTAGCTGACAAGGTCCCCGAGACCTCCCTGGGTGTCCCCATCATCGTCAACTACCTCATGTTCACCATGATCCTGGTCACCGTCTCAGTCATCCTCAGTGTGGTGGTCCTCAACCTGCACCACCGGTCCCCTTCCACACACCACATGCCCATGTGGGTCCGCAAG ATCTTCATCCACATGCTGCCCCCCTACCTGGGCATGCTGCGGCCCAAGGTGGAGATGCCCCTCTCCTTGGACCAGCCCCCCAGGAGGGAGAAGAACAATATGACTATCAGCCGCGCTGCCGACGAGTACTTCATACGCAAGCCCAACACCTGCTTCCTCTTTCCCAAACCCAacag GTACCAGTCTGAGGGCATGTGTACTGACCTGAGGAAGTTCATCGACGGGCCCAGCCACTACCTCACTCTGCCTCCGGAGCTCAAGACTGCCATCGAGGCCATCATCTACATCGCTGAGCAGCTACAGGCTGAGAAGGACTTTGCCGCT ctGAGGGAGGACTGGCAGTATGTTGCCATGGTTGTGGATCGCATGTTCCTGTGGATCTTTGTGGTCTTCACTACTGTgggaaccctgggcatctttgCCAACGCCAGCTTCAACCACACCCCCAGCGACCCCTTTAAGTACCCCTAA